In Bdellovibrionota bacterium, the following proteins share a genomic window:
- a CDS encoding ankyrin repeat domain-containing protein: MKVLHAVLAGDFSRVKELNEAGEDLDFQEKVSPELNKKLASYRRLVGLREEDVRIMIGKETTLGRTPLAAAVAAGNYEITEYLLENGAKRQVFDFMGRTPLQTAIANEKPDLIRLLIEGRGKKPKKLKMDKTTIFVQYDISDPVIEAMLTADFSQSTLDAFLVAMIKRGDVSLVKRLLDRGAGPNAKNSIGITALQLLLASDMITEYGKKPLDPKAKGEIVELLLKQGADPNLRARAGGWTPS; the protein is encoded by the coding sequence ATGAAGGTACTGCATGCCGTTTTGGCCGGGGACTTTAGTCGCGTGAAGGAATTGAACGAAGCGGGAGAGGATCTCGATTTTCAGGAAAAGGTCTCTCCCGAGCTTAACAAAAAACTGGCGTCTTACCGTCGTTTAGTCGGGCTCAGAGAAGAAGACGTTCGGATCATGATCGGAAAAGAGACGACGCTTGGACGAACTCCTCTAGCGGCTGCGGTCGCAGCAGGCAATTACGAGATCACCGAATACTTACTCGAAAACGGAGCCAAGCGGCAGGTATTCGATTTCATGGGTCGTACCCCACTTCAAACCGCCATCGCCAACGAGAAACCTGACCTGATCAGGCTCCTCATCGAAGGCCGGGGAAAGAAGCCAAAGAAACTCAAGATGGATAAAACTACGATTTTCGTACAATACGACATCTCCGATCCCGTGATCGAAGCGATGTTGACCGCGGACTTTTCGCAGTCGACTCTCGACGCATTTCTGGTAGCCATGATCAAGCGTGGAGATGTCTCCCTTGTGAAGCGTCTCTTGGATAGGGGAGCCGGCCCGAACGCGAAGAATAGTATTGGAATCACGGCCCTCCAATTGCTTCTGGCGTCGGACATGATTACCGAGTACGGCAAGAAACCGCTGGATCCCAAGGCCAAGGGCGAGATTGTAGAACTACTTCTCAAGCAGGGAGCCGACCCGAACCTGCGCGCACGTGCTGGAGGGTGGACCCCCTCATAA